From a single Nitrogeniibacter mangrovi genomic region:
- a CDS encoding glycosyltransferase gives MATDLAIFAATSGHSGVDRVLRNLVPAIAALGMRVDVLGVEGHGPVFAELPDGVRHLPLGASHVNTAIPALVRYLKAERPAALLSDKDRVNRAALFARWLARVPTRVGVRQGTTVSVNLASRKASERWLQTASMRYIYPHADAVLVPSHGAADDLAAYARLPRERIHVVPSPIITPTLQLRAAEGIEHPWFAPGEPPVILGVGELSERKDFATVVRAFARVRRERSCRLLILGEGRRRPALEALASELGVLDDVALHGFVPNPYPFMARAAVFALASRWEGMPVVLIEALGLGRPCVACDCPSGPREVLDAGRVGPLVPVQDDARFADGLRRQLDEPTPEAVSRAAVADYTDVASARAYLAALGFTEFQ, from the coding sequence ATGGCCACCGATCTGGCCATCTTCGCGGCGACCTCGGGCCATAGCGGTGTGGACCGGGTGCTGCGCAATCTCGTACCGGCCATCGCCGCGCTGGGGATGCGGGTCGACGTGCTGGGGGTCGAGGGGCACGGGCCGGTGTTCGCCGAGCTGCCCGATGGCGTGCGCCACCTGCCGCTCGGCGCATCGCATGTCAACACCGCCATCCCGGCCTTGGTCCGTTACCTCAAGGCGGAGCGACCCGCGGCCCTGCTCTCGGACAAGGACCGGGTCAACCGTGCCGCCCTGTTCGCGCGCTGGCTGGCGCGGGTGCCGACCCGGGTCGGGGTGCGCCAGGGGACGACGGTGTCGGTCAATCTGGCCAGTCGCAAAGCTTCCGAGCGCTGGCTGCAGACCGCCTCCATGCGCTACATCTATCCCCATGCGGACGCGGTGCTGGTGCCGTCGCATGGTGCGGCGGACGATCTGGCCGCCTATGCGCGCCTGCCACGCGAGCGCATTCATGTAGTCCCCAGCCCGATCATCACCCCGACGCTCCAGCTGCGCGCGGCCGAAGGGATCGAGCATCCGTGGTTTGCGCCGGGCGAGCCGCCGGTGATCCTCGGTGTCGGGGAACTGTCGGAGCGCAAGGATTTCGCCACCGTGGTGCGCGCCTTCGCGCGGGTCCGGCGCGAGCGTTCGTGTCGGCTGCTGATCCTCGGCGAGGGCCGGCGCCGCCCGGCGCTCGAAGCGCTGGCGAGCGAGTTGGGGGTGCTGGATGATGTCGCCCTGCACGGCTTCGTGCCCAATCCCTATCCCTTCATGGCACGCGCGGCGGTGTTCGCGCTGGCGTCGCGCTGGGAGGGCATGCCGGTGGTGCTTATCGAGGCCCTGGGGCTGGGGCGGCCGTGTGTGGCCTGCGATTGCCCGAGCGGACCGCGCGAGGTGCTCGACGCGGGCCGTGTGGGCCCGCTGGTGCCGGTGCAGGACGACGCCCGCTTCGCCGACGGGCTGCGCCGCCAGCTCGACGAACCCACCCCGGAGGCGGTGTCGCGTGCGGCGGTGGCCGACTATACCGACGTGGCCAGCGCTCGCGCCTACCTGGCCGCGCTCGGCTTTACGGAGTTCCAATGA
- a CDS encoding glycosyltransferase — protein MTLADDLRAPPRPDPQPGAGRIAILISFSGEGGVERMVLNLVDAFAACGYGVDLLAIRADSAHLGQLPAGVELIDLGVRHSGLAIFPLARYLRRVRPAALLAAKDRAIRAAVLARRLAGTSTRIVGRLGTNLSAALEGRAGVSRWLRVAPMRWIYPSVDTVVCVSEGVREDTARLTGLSAGQLTVIRNPVVTPRLASLAAEAVDHPWAHGAEVPLILGAGRLTEQKDFDTLVRAFAIVRRQRPARLVILGDGRLRGRLEARIAELGLGEDVALPGFTPNPYAWMARASLFVLSSAWEGSPNVLTEALALGTPSVATDCPSGPREVLAGGRFGPLVPVGDAEAMGAAMLATLADPLPGPTLRSAVADYHRDASAAAYLAALGLGSANG, from the coding sequence ATGACATTGGCCGACGATCTGCGCGCGCCACCTCGACCGGATCCGCAGCCCGGTGCCGGACGGATCGCCATCCTGATCTCCTTTTCCGGTGAGGGCGGGGTGGAGCGCATGGTGCTCAACCTGGTCGACGCCTTTGCGGCATGTGGCTACGGCGTCGATCTGCTGGCCATCCGGGCCGACAGCGCCCATCTGGGGCAATTGCCGGCGGGTGTCGAGCTGATCGATCTGGGGGTGCGCCACAGTGGTCTGGCGATCTTCCCGTTGGCGCGCTACCTGCGCCGGGTGCGGCCCGCCGCGCTGCTGGCGGCCAAGGATCGGGCGATCCGCGCCGCGGTGCTGGCGCGCCGGCTGGCGGGCACGTCGACCCGCATCGTCGGGCGCCTCGGCACCAACCTGTCGGCGGCGCTGGAGGGGCGCGCCGGGGTGTCGCGCTGGCTGCGGGTGGCGCCGATGCGCTGGATCTATCCATCGGTCGACACCGTGGTGTGCGTCTCCGAAGGCGTGCGCGAAGACACCGCCCGCCTCACCGGCCTGAGTGCCGGGCAGCTGACCGTGATCCGCAATCCCGTGGTCACGCCTCGGCTGGCGAGTCTGGCGGCCGAGGCGGTGGATCATCCCTGGGCGCATGGCGCCGAGGTGCCGCTGATCCTCGGCGCCGGCCGGCTCACCGAGCAGAAGGATTTCGACACCCTGGTGCGCGCCTTCGCGATCGTGCGGCGCCAGCGCCCGGCGCGGCTGGTGATCCTCGGCGACGGGCGCCTGCGCGGGCGTCTGGAGGCACGCATTGCCGAACTCGGCCTGGGCGAGGACGTGGCCCTGCCGGGCTTTACGCCCAACCCCTACGCGTGGATGGCGCGGGCGAGCCTGTTCGTGCTCAGCTCCGCCTGGGAGGGCTCGCCCAACGTGCTCACCGAAGCGCTGGCGCTGGGCACCCCGAGCGTGGCCACCGACTGCCCGAGCGGGCCGCGCGAAGTGCTCGCGGGCGGGCGCTTCGGACCACTGGTGCCGGTGGGCGACGCCGAGGCAATGGGGGCCGCGATGCTGGCCACCCTGGCGGACCCGCTGCCGGGCCCGACGCTACGGTCGGCGGTGGCCGACTACCATCGCGACGCCTCGGCCGCCGCCTACCTGGCCGCCTTGGGGCTGGGGAGCGCAAACGGGTAG
- a CDS encoding sulfotransferase family 2 domain-containing protein, with amino-acid sequence MLLSLKYNFLFVHIAKTGGTSVRDSLRPLRLRDPWFAVQFLCSRLSAMSGHRLGIKFPRHSKIIAAKEMLPAETFDALFKFVFVRNPWDLQVSSYHHIRRERPHLMSHIDSFEDFIRWKLDPERPYQFHVDTSIELQSDYVVDLHGKVLVDFIGRYERLPEDFDEACRRICIAPPTLLHKRQATDRKKDYRSYYTDAVAERVAQHFARDIEIFGYGFDPEPDEV; translated from the coding sequence ATGCTGCTGTCACTGAAATACAACTTCCTGTTCGTGCATATCGCCAAGACCGGCGGCACCTCGGTGCGCGACTCCCTGCGCCCGCTGCGCCTGCGCGACCCGTGGTTTGCGGTGCAGTTCCTGTGCTCGCGGCTGTCGGCGATGTCGGGGCACCGGCTGGGGATCAAGTTTCCGCGCCACTCCAAGATCATCGCCGCCAAGGAGATGCTGCCGGCCGAGACCTTCGACGCCCTGTTCAAGTTCGTCTTCGTGCGCAACCCGTGGGACCTGCAGGTGAGCTCCTACCACCATATCCGCCGCGAACGCCCCCACCTGATGAGCCACATCGACAGCTTCGAGGACTTCATCCGCTGGAAGCTCGACCCGGAGCGGCCCTACCAGTTCCACGTGGACACCAGCATCGAGCTGCAGAGCGACTACGTGGTGGATCTGCACGGCAAGGTGCTGGTGGATTTCATCGGCCGCTACGAGCGCCTGCCGGAAGATTTCGACGAGGCCTGCCGCCGCATCTGCATCGCCCCGCCCACGCTGCTGCACAAGCGCCAGGCCACCGACCGCAAGAAGGACTACCGCAGCTACTACACGGATGCGGTCGCGGAGCGGGTGGCGCAGCACTTCGCGCGCGATATCGAGATCTTCGGCTACGGCTTCGATCCGGAGCCGGACGAGGTGTAG
- the msbA gene encoding lipid A export permease/ATP-binding protein MsbA, whose translation MKEGIALYRRLLGSIVPYRKVVVISILAMVVTASLEPVLPALLKPLVDESLIQKNQTAQWRVPLLIMVAFIAKGIADYVASVSSQWVAQRAITDLRQRVFQHQLHLPLSAHQMEVQGRMLSRILYDIPQVGTALSNAWIIVVRDTLVIIGLSGYLVWTAWELTLLLLFVAPVMAFIIRKASQKLRGGNRAVQATTGQMTGAVEETLNGIREIKLFGTHAHEDQRFGAIAERLRKEVMRTVRVSAANVPIVQMVAATAVALVIWFASALSAEDRLTPGTFVAFVAAMAMLFEPIRRLTNVNNVIQKGLAGAMSIFELLDNPSEPDTAMADKPRARGQLRFEQVTFRYPGQTDAALDAFTLDIPAGRTVALVGASGSGKTTVVQLIARFFAPAEGRILLDGEPIGELPLGWVRSQIGWVGQQVVLFDDSVAANIAYGRPDVPRAAIEAAARHAHAMEFIDKLPEGLDTRVGPNGNQLSGGQRQRIAIARAFLKDAPILLLDEATSALDNASERAVKDALEELRQNRTVLVVAHRLTTIRDADHIVVMAHGRIVEQGSHAELADAGGAYAALLASGEGVLIDDERPA comes from the coding sequence GTGAAGGAAGGGATCGCGCTCTATCGTCGCCTGCTCGGCAGCATCGTGCCCTACCGCAAGGTCGTGGTGATCTCGATCCTGGCCATGGTGGTGACCGCCTCGCTCGAGCCGGTGCTGCCGGCCCTGCTCAAGCCACTGGTGGACGAAAGCCTCATCCAGAAGAACCAGACCGCCCAGTGGCGCGTGCCGCTGCTGATCATGGTGGCCTTCATCGCCAAGGGCATCGCCGATTACGTCGCCAGCGTCTCCAGCCAGTGGGTGGCCCAGCGTGCCATCACCGACCTGCGCCAGCGGGTCTTCCAGCACCAGCTGCATCTGCCCCTGTCGGCTCACCAGATGGAGGTGCAGGGGCGGATGCTCTCGCGCATCCTCTACGACATCCCGCAGGTGGGCACGGCGCTGTCGAACGCCTGGATCATCGTGGTGCGCGACACGCTGGTGATCATCGGCCTGTCCGGCTATCTGGTGTGGACCGCCTGGGAGCTGACCCTGCTGCTGCTGTTCGTCGCCCCGGTGATGGCCTTCATCATCCGCAAGGCGAGCCAGAAGCTGCGCGGCGGCAACCGCGCCGTGCAGGCCACCACCGGGCAGATGACCGGCGCGGTCGAGGAAACCCTCAACGGCATCCGCGAGATCAAGCTGTTCGGCACCCACGCCCACGAAGACCAGCGCTTCGGCGCCATCGCCGAACGTCTGCGCAAGGAGGTCATGCGCACGGTGCGGGTCTCCGCGGCCAACGTGCCCATCGTGCAGATGGTGGCCGCCACCGCGGTGGCGCTGGTGATCTGGTTCGCCTCCGCCCTGTCGGCCGAGGACCGGCTCACGCCCGGCACCTTCGTCGCCTTCGTCGCTGCCATGGCCATGCTGTTCGAGCCGATCCGCCGCCTGACCAACGTGAACAACGTGATCCAGAAGGGGCTGGCCGGCGCCATGAGCATCTTCGAGCTGCTCGACAACCCGTCCGAGCCCGACACCGCCATGGCCGACAAACCGCGCGCCCGGGGCCAGCTGCGCTTCGAACAGGTCACCTTCCGCTATCCTGGCCAGACCGATGCCGCGCTCGACGCCTTCACGCTGGACATTCCGGCCGGCAGGACGGTGGCGCTGGTGGGCGCCTCGGGCAGCGGTAAGACCACGGTCGTCCAGCTGATCGCCCGCTTCTTCGCGCCCGCCGAGGGGCGCATCCTGCTCGACGGCGAACCCATCGGCGAGTTGCCGCTGGGCTGGGTCCGTTCGCAGATCGGCTGGGTGGGCCAGCAGGTGGTGCTGTTCGACGACTCGGTGGCGGCCAACATCGCCTACGGTCGCCCCGACGTGCCGCGCGCAGCCATCGAGGCGGCCGCCCGCCATGCTCATGCGATGGAGTTCATCGACAAGCTGCCCGAGGGCCTGGACACCCGCGTCGGCCCCAACGGCAACCAGCTCTCGGGCGGCCAGCGCCAGCGCATCGCCATCGCCCGCGCCTTCCTCAAGGACGCGCCGATCCTGCTCCTGGACGAGGCCACCTCCGCCCTGGACAACGCCTCCGAACGCGCGGTCAAGGACGCCCTCGAAGAGCTGCGCCAGAACCGCACCGTACTGGTGGTGGCGCACCGCCTGACCACCATCCGCGATGCCGACCACATCGTGGTCATGGCCCATGGGCGTATCGTCGAACAGGGCAGCCACGCCGAACTCGCGGACGCGGGCGGCGCCTACGCGGCGTTACTGGCCAGCGGCGAAGGGGTCCTCATCGACGACGAAAGGCCCGCGTAG
- a CDS encoding tyrosine-protein phosphatase codes for MAWDLSKKSGRFRAWLDMHVVDHGFFRSVYNNLHDLGGGMYRSSQPSPAQIRGYRHRFGLRTIINLRGESHYGSYPLEQAICEELGIAFHDARLFSRGAPSPARIHMLKDLFDSIEYPALMHCKSGADRAGIAAALYRILHLNHPVEAAMRELHWKYGHSRRARTGVLDFFLASYMAYHAHTPIDFMTWVDTVYDPDAVKRQFRSEGWSSLIVDKVLHRE; via the coding sequence GTGGCCTGGGACCTTTCCAAGAAATCCGGACGTTTTCGCGCCTGGCTCGACATGCATGTGGTCGACCATGGCTTTTTCCGCTCGGTGTACAACAACCTGCACGACCTGGGCGGCGGCATGTACCGCAGCAGCCAGCCCAGTCCGGCGCAGATCCGCGGCTACCGGCATCGCTTCGGCCTCAGGACCATCATCAACCTGCGCGGCGAGAGTCATTACGGCTCCTATCCGCTCGAACAGGCCATCTGCGAAGAGCTCGGTATCGCCTTCCACGACGCGCGGCTGTTCTCCCGCGGCGCCCCGAGCCCGGCGCGCATCCACATGCTCAAGGATCTGTTCGACTCGATCGAGTATCCGGCGCTCATGCACTGCAAGTCGGGCGCCGACCGCGCCGGCATCGCCGCCGCCCTGTACCGCATCCTGCATCTGAACCATCCGGTCGAGGCGGCCATGCGCGAGCTGCACTGGAAATACGGTCACTCGCGCCGGGCGCGCACCGGCGTGCTCGACTTCTTCCTCGCCAGCTACATGGCCTACCACGCCCACACGCCCATCGACTTCATGACCTGGGTGGATACGGTCTACGACCCCGATGCGGTCAAGCGGCAGTTCCGCTCCGAAGGCTGGTCGAGCCTGATCGTGGACAAAGTGCTACACAGGGAGTAA
- the cobC gene encoding alpha-ribazole phosphatase family protein: MELYLIRHPRPDVAAGTCYGQTDVGLAEAPADVAARLRPLLPEAYALHASPLQRAHRLAVELGEPQLDDRLKEVSFGDWEGQPFEAIGSAIDDWSKDPMNFRPPNGETPLEMAQRVRQWMSERLDPEAEAHVVVGHGGPLRVIAGQLLGLPPDRWLGLDFACGHASRLDVHAWGVMLKWFNR; the protein is encoded by the coding sequence ATGGAACTCTATCTGATCCGCCACCCCCGGCCCGACGTGGCCGCCGGCACCTGCTACGGCCAGACCGACGTCGGCCTCGCCGAAGCCCCCGCCGACGTCGCCGCGCGCCTGCGCCCCCTGCTCCCCGAGGCCTATGCGCTGCATGCCAGCCCGCTGCAACGGGCCCACCGGCTGGCCGTCGAGCTGGGCGAACCGCAACTGGACGACCGGCTCAAGGAAGTGAGCTTCGGCGACTGGGAGGGCCAGCCCTTCGAGGCCATCGGCAGCGCCATCGACGACTGGTCGAAGGACCCGATGAACTTCCGCCCGCCCAATGGCGAGACCCCGCTGGAGATGGCCCAGCGGGTGCGCCAGTGGATGAGCGAACGGCTGGACCCCGAGGCCGAAGCCCATGTAGTGGTCGGCCACGGCGGCCCGCTGCGGGTCATCGCCGGCCAGCTGCTCGGCCTGCCGCCGGACCGCTGGCTGGGCTTGGACTTCGCCTGCGGCCACGCCAGCCGCCTCGACGTGCACGCCTGGGGCGTGATGCTCAAGTGGTTCAACCGGTGA
- a CDS encoding adenosylcobinamide-GDP ribazoletransferase → MRYQLELFLTALGFFTRIPIPGWVPFSTDRLNHAARFFPWVGIVVGVAGAAVFWFARQWLPASLSVILSMAATIRLTGAFHEDGFADTCDGLGGGWDKTQALTIMKDSRIGSYGAAGLVLMLLAKAAALVEIAAHGTPGAITAMIAGHALSRFASTSLIHTLVYVREDETSKSKPLARQLSDMELVVAGLGGLAPLLLLGWIEVVGGGVAVLIVTWWAARLFKRRLGGYTGDCLGAAQQGTELACYIGILVAWNSI, encoded by the coding sequence ATGCGCTATCAGCTCGAACTCTTCCTGACCGCGCTGGGTTTTTTCACCCGCATCCCCATCCCGGGCTGGGTGCCATTCTCCACCGACCGGCTCAACCATGCGGCCCGTTTCTTTCCCTGGGTCGGCATCGTCGTGGGCGTGGCGGGCGCCGCAGTGTTCTGGTTCGCCCGCCAGTGGCTGCCGGCGAGCCTGTCGGTCATCCTCTCCATGGCGGCCACCATTCGCCTGACCGGCGCCTTCCATGAAGACGGCTTCGCCGACACCTGCGACGGCCTCGGGGGCGGCTGGGACAAGACCCAGGCGCTCACCATCATGAAGGACTCGCGCATCGGCAGCTACGGCGCCGCCGGGCTGGTGCTGATGCTGCTGGCCAAGGCCGCCGCGCTGGTGGAGATCGCCGCCCACGGCACACCCGGCGCGATCACCGCGATGATCGCCGGCCATGCCCTGTCGCGCTTCGCTTCCACCAGCCTGATCCACACCCTGGTCTATGTCCGCGAGGACGAGACCAGCAAGTCGAAGCCGCTGGCACGCCAGCTCTCCGACATGGAACTGGTGGTCGCGGGCCTGGGCGGCCTGGCGCCACTGCTGCTGCTCGGCTGGATCGAGGTGGTCGGGGGCGGCGTGGCCGTGCTCATCGTCACCTGGTGGGCCGCCCGCCTCTTCAAACGCCGGCTCGGCGGCTACACCGGCGACTGCCTGGGTGCTGCCCAACAGGGTACCGAGCTGGCCTGCTACATCGGGATTCTCGTCGCATGGAACTCTATCTGA
- the cobT gene encoding nicotinate-nucleotide--dimethylbenzimidazole phosphoribosyltransferase yields MNIAIAPLDDTLVDALRHKIDTKTKPVGSLGRLEALALQLGRIQRSLTPALKRPHVVVFAGDHGAATAGISAYPQDVTWQMVENFLAGGAAINVFARQNEIALRVVDAGVAHDFGKREGLINGKIAPGTANYLERPAMSGSQRDTAMAYGRQLAHTLAEGGCNVIGFGEMGIGNTASASLITHCLTGTPLPQVIGRGTGLDDAGLDRKHMLLARALARGGVPANPLEVLAEYGGFEVAMLVGALFGAAEKRMLILVDGFIVTAALLVAHALIPAITGYCVFAHHSGEPGHAYQLKHLNAAPLLDIGLRLGEGTGAALAWPLIQAAANFLDQMASFESAGVSDKR; encoded by the coding sequence ATGAACATTGCCATTGCCCCCCTCGACGACACGCTGGTCGACGCGCTCCGCCACAAGATCGACACCAAGACCAAGCCGGTGGGCTCGCTCGGCCGCCTCGAGGCGCTGGCCCTGCAGCTCGGCCGCATCCAGCGCAGCCTCACCCCGGCCCTGAAGCGCCCGCACGTGGTGGTGTTCGCCGGCGACCACGGCGCCGCCACCGCCGGCATATCCGCCTATCCGCAGGACGTGACCTGGCAGATGGTGGAGAACTTCCTCGCCGGCGGCGCCGCCATCAACGTGTTCGCGCGCCAGAACGAGATCGCCCTGCGCGTGGTCGATGCCGGTGTCGCCCACGACTTCGGCAAACGCGAGGGGCTGATCAACGGCAAGATCGCGCCGGGCACCGCCAACTACCTGGAGCGCCCGGCCATGAGCGGCAGCCAGCGCGACACCGCCATGGCCTATGGTCGGCAACTCGCGCACACCCTGGCCGAGGGCGGCTGCAACGTGATCGGCTTCGGCGAGATGGGCATCGGCAACACCGCCTCGGCCTCGCTGATCACCCACTGCCTCACCGGCACCCCGCTGCCGCAGGTGATCGGCCGCGGCACCGGGCTCGACGACGCCGGACTGGACCGCAAGCACATGCTGCTGGCCCGGGCGCTGGCGCGCGGCGGCGTACCGGCCAATCCGCTCGAGGTGCTGGCCGAATACGGCGGCTTCGAGGTCGCCATGCTCGTCGGTGCCCTGTTCGGCGCCGCCGAAAAACGCATGCTGATCCTCGTGGACGGGTTCATCGTCACCGCCGCCCTGCTGGTGGCCCATGCGCTGATTCCGGCCATCACCGGCTACTGCGTGTTCGCCCATCACTCGGGTGAGCCGGGTCACGCCTATCAGCTCAAGCACCTGAACGCCGCCCCGCTGCTGGACATCGGCCTGCGCCTGGGGGAAGGCACCGGCGCCGCGCTGGCCTGGCCGCTGATCCAGGCCGCCGCCAACTTTCTCGACCAGATGGCCAGCTTCGAGTCGGCCGGCGTCAGCGACAAGCGTTGA
- the cobU gene encoding bifunctional adenosylcobinamide kinase/adenosylcobinamide-phosphate guanylyltransferase has translation MSTELILGGARSGKSRLAEQRATAHGGPVTVIATAEAGDEEMAARIARHRADRPAHWSVVEAPVALAAAVRLAAHGDGCVIVDCLTLWLSNLLTRDAASLAAPHSVDHMAAWQAEVDALVAALPGLPGHVILVANEVGLGLVPESPLGRLFRDEAGRLNQTVAAACDTVTFVAAGLPLTLKGTPA, from the coding sequence ATGAGTACCGAACTGATTCTCGGCGGCGCCCGCTCGGGCAAGAGCCGCCTCGCCGAACAACGCGCCACCGCCCACGGCGGCCCGGTCACCGTGATCGCCACCGCCGAGGCCGGCGACGAGGAGATGGCCGCGCGCATCGCCCGCCACCGGGCCGACCGCCCGGCGCACTGGTCGGTGGTCGAAGCCCCCGTGGCGCTGGCCGCGGCCGTGCGCCTGGCGGCGCACGGCGACGGCTGTGTGATCGTCGACTGCCTGACCCTGTGGCTGTCGAACCTGCTGACCCGCGACGCCGCCTCGCTGGCCGCCCCCCACTCGGTGGACCACATGGCCGCCTGGCAGGCCGAGGTGGACGCGCTGGTCGCCGCCCTGCCCGGTCTGCCGGGCCATGTGATCCTGGTGGCCAACGAGGTCGGCCTCGGCCTGGTGCCCGAGTCGCCGCTGGGCCGCCTGTTCCGCGACGAGGCCGGACGCCTGAACCAGACGGTCGCCGCCGCCTGTGACACGGTCACCTTCGTCGCCGCCGGCCTGCCGCTGACACTCAAGGGCACCCCGGCCTGA